The Chelonia mydas isolate rCheMyd1 chromosome 3, rCheMyd1.pri.v2, whole genome shotgun sequence genome includes a region encoding these proteins:
- the LOC102933667 gene encoding 60S ribosomal protein L28, with the protein MSAHLQWMIVRNSSSFLHKRSKQTYSTKPNNLKARSSFHYNGLIHRKMVGVEPAAHGKEIVVVLKKRADERKAATNCEKTTINKNAWATLNSLRHIIRKNNYRKDLCMAALRRTSTILWSQKLVVVVKKRTRATKTV; encoded by the coding sequence ATGTCGGCCCACCTGCAGTGGATGATCGTTCGCAACAGCTCCAGCTTTCTCCACAAGCGGAGCAAACAAACCTACAGCACCAAGCCGAACAACCTGAAGGCCAGAAGCTCCTTCCACTACAATGGGCTGATCCATCGCAAGATGGTCGGCGTGGAGCCCGCGGCACATGGGAAGGAGATTGTGGTGGTGCTGAAGAAACGGGCAGACGAGCGCAAGGCAGCCACGAACTGTGAGAAGACTACCATTAACAAGAATGCCTGGGCTACGCTCAACAGCCTGCGTCACATCATCCGCAAGAACAACTACCGCAAGGATCTGTGCATGGCAGCTCTGCGCCGCACCAGCACTATCCTGTGGAGCCAgaagctggtggtggtggtgaagaagAGAACCCGGGCTACCAAGACAGTATGA